A genomic region of Lytechinus pictus isolate F3 Inbred chromosome 2, Lp3.0, whole genome shotgun sequence contains the following coding sequences:
- the LOC129254011 gene encoding uncharacterized protein LOC129254011, translating to MNMNGELPESMDIDDDLFSRIHHDYQNGPDLEILNSIDWSDILTSPTSVNRYSNSSSPSNGLAQSIELGGMAEGSPERSFQQSSAFESPYNDPMFGVGSPMPPQAQVVTVTSSDVIQSERMDSNLADIEPMRLGSDIERAVMADPSTLRESLGSIELNSSRNSSMVTASGVATQRQAQPDSSQSQTTVATASNSATRTAGEDYYRNYRLPEFDYFNVSVKFLSNLVVHKEVTERGGCLLHYHLSDKPPIPLPDETDRVLIPTKIQQEDGSLKDFPWTNEKQRRFTVDKILQNFYRGLRLYSREGNIYAIRKSNTKLFWLGTESKINGSAEELMRNQETEIFNWERFEEKIKLKFASGKQTELELPAVWISFAQKWDKPSSPITTKLVWARIDPTRACEMVKTLNPKVRSTEIMESLHSSLLAISMEPSQSA from the exons GATATTCTCACCAGCCCAACTTCTGTCAACCGATATTCTAACAGCTCTAGTCCTTCCAACGGTTTGGCACAATCAATTG AACTGGGCGGTATGGCTGAAGGGAGTCCCGAAAGAAGTTTCCAACAGAGCTCTGCTTTCGAGAGTCCCTACAATGACCCTATGTTTGGTGTTGGATCACCCATGCCACCTCAAGCCCAGGTCGTTACTGTTACCAGTTCTGATGTTATACAATCAGAGAGGATGGACAGTAATTTAGCTGACATTGAACCAATGAGGTTGGGTTCGGATATTGAAAGGGCGGTCATGGCAGATCCTTCTACTCTCAGAGAAAGCTTGGGATCCATCGAATTGAATTCTTCTAGAAATTCCTCGA TGGTAACAGCCAGTGGAGTTGCTACCCAAAGACAAGCTCAACCAGACAGCAGTCAATCGCAGACTACTGTTGCCACAGCATCTAATAGTGCAACCAGAACTGCTGGAGAAGATTATTATCGAAATTATAGATTGCCAGAGT TTGACTATTTCAATGTCAGCGTCAAGTTCCTTTCAAATCTCGTGGTACACAAAGAAGTCACCGAGAGGGGTGGATGCTTGCTTCATTACCATCTGTCTGATAAGCCTCCTATTCCTCTACCAGACGAGACAGATCGAGTACTCATTCCAACCAAGATTCAACAAGAAGATGGTTCCTTGAAAGACTTCCCTTGGACCAACGAGAAACAGAGACGATTCACGGTGGATAAGATTTTACAGAACTTCTATAGAGG CCTTCGGTTGTACTCAAGGGAAGGAAACATATACGCAATAAGAAAATCAAATACCAAGCTCTTTTGGCTTGGTACTGAGAGTAAGATAAATGGTAGCGCGGAAGAGCTGATGCGAAATCAAGAGACCGAGATCTTCAACTGGGAGCGCTTCGAGGAAAAGATCAAACTCAAGTTTGCGTCAGGTAAACAGACAGAATTGGAACTGCCCGCAGTTTGGATCAGCTTCGCCCAGAAGTGGGACAAACCATCCTCGCCCATCACAACTAAATTAGTGTGGGCTCGGATTGATCCCACACGAGCTTGTGAGATGGTGAAAACCCTCAACCCTAAAGTAAGGTCGACTGAGATCATGGAATCATTACATTCAAGCCTCCTTGCCATTTCCATGGAACCTAGTCAGAGTGCTTAA